The proteins below are encoded in one region of Aquisphaera giovannonii:
- a CDS encoding ferredoxin gives MADLSERVPENVPGRFYVDATCIDCDLCRETAPENFGRNDEEGRSFVLRQPNGPAEEAACRSALEECPVEAIGDDG, from the coding sequence ATGGCTGACCTGAGCGAGAGAGTCCCCGAGAACGTCCCCGGCCGGTTCTACGTCGACGCCACGTGCATCGACTGCGACCTCTGCCGGGAGACCGCCCCGGAGAACTTCGGCCGCAACGACGAGGAGGGCCGCAGCTTCGTCCTCCGCCAGCCGAACGGCCCGGCGGAGGAGGCGGCCTGCCGCAGCGCGCTCGAGGAGTGCCCCGTCGAGGCCATCGGCGACGACGGTTGA